ACGAAAAATGAAAACCATTGTTTTACCTTCATTCCTACCTCCTATGTTGTCGTGTGTGTTAGTGACACTTACGGCAGGTCCGGCCATCGCTGGCACGACGCATTCTTCCATCAATGTCATCCCAGTCCTTGGGATGGGGGTTGATCCCGAGACCGCTGCGAGCGCTGTGGCACTTGATGCAGACATCGCCTTCAGGGTGACACGCCTGACAGGTCGCCAGGTTTTTGCGCGCCTCGCGGGCATGGCCGCTGGTCCATTCGTGGGAGGGCAAAATCGAATCGACATGGCAGATCTGACACTGTGATTCGTTGAAGCTCTCATGGGCCGGACCGGTCGGACCGACAGTCAAGCTGCTGAAACTGCGTTGATGCGAAATCCCCGTCAATGAACCGCGACGGAAATCGTTGTGGCAGTCGGAGCAGAAGCTGCTCTCATGGCAGCTGGAACACAATTGGGGGTTGGTGCGCGCCGCAATCGGGTGGGACACATGGAAATCGCTGCGGTGCACGTTGGTCATGCTGTTGCCAAAATCACCCATTTCGTCGGCAAACCCGGCACTGTGACATTCCAGACACTCGTTCTGCTGGTGGCAGGCAGCGCAGTCCATGGACTTGCTTTTTGCCGCAGCACGGTGACTGAGCGACCAGGTGACATCATGGGTTTTCAGCCCGGCAAACGTGACGTCATCCACCATGGTGGCCTCATGGCACTCCAGGCAGAT
This is a stretch of genomic DNA from uncultured Desulfuromonas sp.. It encodes these proteins:
- a CDS encoding cytochrome c3 family protein, encoding MKHTVLIVWTVMVVLVTSTAWATTFDHDEHVAILEGDACSTCHVADAESIVPDVKICLECHEATMVDDVTFAGLKTHDVTWSLSHRAAAKSKSMDCAACHQQNECLECHSAGFADEMGDFGNSMTNVHRSDFHVSHPIAARTNPQLCSSCHESSFCSDCHNDFRRGSLTGISHQRSFSSLTVGPTGPAHESFNESQCQICHVDSILPSHEWTSGHAREARKNLATCQACHPEGDVCIKCHSARSGLGINPHPKDWDDIDGRMRRASDGRTCRKCH